From Haliotis asinina isolate JCU_RB_2024 chromosome 8, JCU_Hal_asi_v2, whole genome shotgun sequence, a single genomic window includes:
- the LOC137294882 gene encoding GTP cyclohydrolase 1 feedback regulatory protein-like has protein sequence MPYMLISTQIRLENGPTVVGDEWSDMQLMDYLGASLYKQLGNNFLEYKSPDPPRVVLNKLEKKGFSVVSMTGVGQTCIWTLHRPEPLDDDKNKNQAH, from the exons ATGCCGTACATGTTGATAAGCACGCAGATACGACTG GAAAATGGGCCAACAGTTGTTGGAGATGAATGGAGTGACATGCAGTTGATGGACTATCTTGGTGCTTCGTTGTACAAACAGCTCGGAAACAACTT CTTGGAGTACAAGAGCCCTGACCCTCCTCGTGTTGTTCTAAATAAGTTGGAGAAGAAAGGATTCTCTGTTGTCAGCATGACAGGTGTCGGACAAACCTGCATTTGGACACTTCACCGACCAGAACCACTGGATGATGATAAGAATAAAAATCAGGCTCACTGA